A genomic window from Serratia liquefaciens includes:
- a CDS encoding AAA family ATPase, translating into MTSTDSDGKTVILVNGVPASGKSTVARALAHHFELPYLSLDGIKEPFMARLDNIDRELNRQLGYAAYQAIWSMVAQAPLRCIYVIDAWFGFQSREQLRQYLREAGVTQVLEVWNQISANLAAERYAARTGQRPKGHPGAEYLPELRALADRAMPMALGPVLRIEQAQPLDIDRANHWLAQHGVGDNQEKNIAKLRVG; encoded by the coding sequence ATGACTTCGACAGATAGCGACGGTAAAACCGTTATTTTGGTCAATGGCGTCCCGGCTTCAGGGAAAAGTACCGTCGCCCGCGCGCTGGCACACCATTTTGAACTGCCTTATCTCTCCCTCGACGGTATCAAAGAACCTTTTATGGCGCGCCTGGATAACATAGACCGCGAGCTGAACCGTCAGTTGGGCTATGCCGCATACCAGGCTATCTGGTCAATGGTGGCGCAGGCGCCGTTGCGCTGTATCTATGTCATCGACGCCTGGTTTGGCTTTCAGTCCAGAGAACAGCTACGCCAATACCTGCGTGAAGCGGGCGTCACACAAGTTTTGGAAGTGTGGAATCAGATATCCGCTAACCTGGCCGCCGAACGCTACGCGGCCCGCACCGGCCAGCGTCCCAAAGGCCACCCTGGTGCGGAATACTTGCCCGAACTGCGGGCGCTTGCCGATCGCGCCATGCCGATGGCCCTGGGCCCGGTGCTGCGTATTGAGCAGGCACAACCGTTGGACATCGACAGGGCTAACCACTGGTTGGCGCAGCACGGCGTAGGCGATAACCAAGAAAAAAACATCGCAAAACTGAGGGTGGGATAA
- a CDS encoding PTS sugar transporter subunit IIA: protein MTIKQLLIEAGAIQVGVQETDWKKVIELAARPLVENGYIHASYYQAVISNTLAHGAYYVFDEGIAIPHARPECGVIKNCFSMVLLEQPIAFEDSEEADIVILFGATDSNSHIEEGIRAIVDLLDNKPRLERLRAAKLWQEVVEIL, encoded by the coding sequence ATGACGATTAAACAACTGCTGATAGAAGCCGGTGCGATACAGGTCGGCGTGCAGGAAACCGACTGGAAGAAGGTGATTGAGCTGGCGGCCCGGCCCCTGGTCGAAAACGGCTATATTCACGCATCCTATTATCAGGCGGTGATCAGCAACACCTTGGCCCATGGGGCTTATTACGTATTCGACGAAGGCATTGCCATCCCCCATGCGCGCCCGGAATGCGGCGTGATCAAAAACTGTTTCAGCATGGTGCTGCTGGAGCAGCCGATCGCCTTCGAAGACAGTGAAGAGGCCGACATCGTGATCCTGTTCGGGGCGACCGACAGTAACAGCCACATTGAGGAAGGCATCCGCGCGATTGTGGATTTGCTGGATAACAAGCCGCGGCTCGAGCGGTTACGCGCCGCAAAACTCTGGCAAGAGGTGGTGGAAATATTATGA
- a CDS encoding class II fructose-bisphosphate aldolase, with translation MKLYNFNELLSVAKARDFKAIGSFNLHCLEMLPAFFKAAKNMHSPLMIQISTGTAEYLGYRLLVDSVRSLAQSEDVPTCLHLDHCSDIASIETAIEAGFSSVMYDGSHLEMDENIANTRRVIDIARQRNVSVEAELGAIGGSEDGKAVAEEDICFTTVEDAKRFVDETGVDMLAVSVGTVHGLYTGKAHIQHQRLAEITAATGTPLVLHGGTGVSDEDMRLAVAGGIEKVNVGTEMNVQWVDRCKQTFEKGKVNDSVRKFLIPANNAVTQVLTEKIGLFK, from the coding sequence ATGAAACTCTATAATTTCAACGAGCTGTTGTCCGTGGCCAAAGCTCGTGATTTCAAAGCCATAGGCTCATTTAATCTCCACTGTCTGGAGATGTTACCGGCCTTTTTCAAAGCAGCCAAAAACATGCACAGCCCGCTGATGATCCAGATTTCGACCGGGACCGCCGAATATTTGGGTTACAGGCTGCTGGTTGATTCGGTGCGTTCTCTGGCCCAAAGCGAGGATGTTCCCACCTGCCTGCATTTGGATCACTGCTCTGACATTGCCTCCATCGAGACGGCGATTGAGGCCGGCTTCAGTTCGGTAATGTATGACGGTTCGCACCTGGAAATGGACGAGAACATCGCCAACACCCGGCGGGTCATCGACATTGCACGCCAGCGCAACGTGTCGGTGGAAGCCGAATTGGGTGCCATCGGCGGCTCAGAAGACGGCAAGGCGGTGGCGGAAGAGGATATCTGCTTTACCACGGTGGAAGATGCCAAACGCTTTGTCGATGAAACCGGAGTCGATATGCTCGCGGTCTCGGTAGGCACCGTCCACGGACTCTATACCGGCAAGGCGCATATCCAACACCAGCGTCTGGCGGAAATCACCGCCGCCACAGGTACCCCGCTGGTGCTGCATGGCGGTACCGGCGTCAGCGATGAGGATATGCGGCTCGCGGTAGCCGGTGGCATCGAGAAAGTGAACGTGGGCACCGAGATGAACGTGCAATGGGTCGACCGATGCAAACAAACCTTTGAAAAGGGCAAGGTCAATGACAGCGTGCGCAAATTCCTGATCCCCGCCAACAATGCCGTTACCCAGGTATTAACGGAAAAGATCGGCCTGTTTAAATAA
- a CDS encoding PTS sugar transporter subunit IIC, translating into MNSLIDFIVKDLLGQASILVAFIAMLGLLLQKKSIGKVAEGTFKTLLGFLIMMAGINIIVGALTYLNSIFTQGFGMTGYITDVAAIAGLANRELGSEVALTLMVIFAVNIIIARITPFKYIFLTGQALLWMATIGAVIGYKAGLTGMPLILTGGIFGGVMAVLMPALAQPVVRKITGSDDVALGHFCTIGYLVQAAVAKVVGKGSRSTEDLELPDNFKFLQDTYLSMAVVMIPMYLIPALAAGPQYIAQYAGGMNYLMYSFMQAIQFVAGVFILYSGVRLLLNELVPAFRGIALRVVPDAKPALDCPVLFPYAPNAVIVGFLATTLGSIIGMIVFPMFGLAMILPGLLTNFFAGGTAGIFGNALGGRRGAMIGGVVHGLFITFLPAILVPMLESYGFVGVTFSDSDVISSGLVMGHAFQGNWLFIALFIVFVTLIAWFVNGKSTKHHEEKVHETL; encoded by the coding sequence ATGAATAGCCTGATTGACTTTATCGTCAAAGACCTGTTGGGCCAGGCTTCCATCCTGGTCGCATTTATCGCCATGCTGGGGCTATTGCTGCAGAAGAAATCCATCGGCAAAGTGGCCGAAGGCACCTTCAAAACCCTGCTGGGCTTCCTGATCATGATGGCTGGCATCAACATTATTGTCGGCGCCCTGACCTACCTGAACAGCATTTTCACCCAGGGCTTCGGCATGACCGGTTATATCACCGACGTCGCCGCCATCGCCGGCCTGGCCAACCGTGAATTGGGTTCAGAGGTGGCGTTGACCCTGATGGTGATTTTCGCGGTGAATATCATTATTGCGCGCATTACTCCATTCAAATACATCTTTCTGACCGGCCAGGCATTGCTGTGGATGGCCACCATAGGGGCGGTGATCGGCTACAAGGCCGGGCTCACCGGCATGCCGCTGATTCTGACCGGCGGCATATTCGGCGGCGTGATGGCGGTCTTGATGCCTGCGCTGGCCCAGCCGGTGGTGCGCAAAATCACCGGTTCGGACGATGTGGCCCTGGGGCACTTCTGCACCATTGGCTATCTGGTACAGGCTGCCGTCGCCAAAGTAGTCGGTAAGGGCTCCCGCTCTACCGAAGACCTGGAGCTGCCCGATAACTTCAAGTTCCTGCAGGACACCTACCTGTCGATGGCGGTGGTGATGATCCCGATGTATCTGATCCCGGCGCTGGCTGCCGGTCCGCAGTACATCGCCCAGTATGCCGGCGGCATGAACTACCTGATGTATTCCTTTATGCAGGCCATCCAGTTTGTCGCCGGCGTATTTATCCTCTACAGCGGCGTACGCCTGCTGCTCAATGAGCTGGTACCCGCCTTCCGCGGTATCGCCCTGCGCGTCGTGCCGGATGCCAAACCGGCGCTGGATTGCCCGGTGCTGTTCCCCTACGCCCCCAATGCGGTGATCGTCGGCTTCCTCGCCACCACCCTCGGCTCAATCATCGGCATGATCGTTTTCCCCATGTTCGGACTGGCGATGATCCTGCCCGGTTTGCTGACCAACTTCTTTGCCGGCGGCACCGCAGGCATCTTCGGCAATGCGCTGGGCGGCCGTCGCGGCGCAATGATAGGCGGTGTGGTTCACGGCCTGTTTATCACCTTCCTGCCGGCCATTCTGGTGCCAATGCTGGAAAGCTACGGCTTTGTCGGGGTGACTTTCAGCGACTCCGACGTCATCAGCAGCGGGCTGGTGATGGGACATGCTTTCCAGGGCAACTGGCTGTTCATCGCCTTGTTCATCGTCTTCGTCACGCTGATTGCGTGGTTTGTTAACGGTAAATCAACCAAGCACCATGAGGAAAAAGTCCATGAAACTCTATAA
- a CDS encoding PTS sugar transporter subunit IIB → MLKILCVCGCGLGSSFAIEMSARAVLKKLEIEADIDHTTISEASAFKSDIILTQKTFADILNADASEEEKKRVIILHRLTDKVEIEQKIVAFLKERDMKETRHE, encoded by the coding sequence ATGCTTAAAATACTGTGCGTATGTGGCTGTGGCCTCGGCTCCAGCTTTGCCATCGAAATGAGCGCAAGAGCGGTGCTGAAGAAATTGGAGATTGAGGCAGATATTGATCACACCACTATCTCTGAGGCCAGCGCCTTTAAATCAGATATTATTCTTACCCAAAAAACCTTCGCCGATATTTTAAATGCCGACGCCAGCGAAGAGGAAAAAAAGCGGGTAATTATTCTGCACCGGCTTACCGATAAAGTGGAAATTGAGCAAAAGATCGTGGCCTTCCTTAAAGAACGTGACATGAAGGAAACCCGCCATGAATAG
- a CDS encoding 6-phosphofructokinase, with translation MKIGVVISGGDVTGINNFIFQVARLAQADIILFNGGIPGLLANQHSPIAQRDLVDFSISSMPIMSSGRTARKLTAGEYEIISKQLKALHIDVLIMAGGDGSLQFLNTLSEFGINCFGVGMTIDNDVFGSHYSIGFSTACEQVIKEVSKLRNTGRALPGRVFMIELLGGYCGELTLQSAIKSNADFALIPECQYALTQLAEKITQRLEQQNSVIILCSEGYTKEYSPGFQGAIDTMIKQLEPKIGVRIRKTIMGYGLRNGEPTGEEIYQGTIMASEVVRCIHSGMKNKAIIINAGNQPIPIDLISMQKRLVDTEGHHYKLARQLNII, from the coding sequence ATGAAGATTGGCGTAGTAATAAGCGGCGGCGATGTCACCGGGATCAATAACTTTATTTTCCAGGTCGCCAGGTTGGCGCAGGCAGATATCATTCTGTTTAACGGTGGTATTCCCGGATTATTGGCTAATCAGCACAGTCCTATTGCCCAACGCGATTTGGTTGATTTTTCAATTTCATCAATGCCGATAATGTCTTCCGGCCGCACGGCCAGGAAATTGACGGCTGGAGAATATGAAATCATCAGCAAACAGCTTAAGGCTTTGCATATAGACGTGCTTATTATGGCCGGCGGTGATGGGTCGCTGCAGTTTTTAAATACGCTCAGCGAATTTGGCATTAATTGTTTTGGCGTGGGGATGACTATCGACAATGACGTTTTCGGCAGCCATTACAGCATTGGCTTTTCCACCGCCTGCGAACAGGTGATAAAAGAAGTCTCAAAACTGAGAAACACCGGACGCGCCCTGCCCGGACGCGTGTTTATGATTGAGCTGCTGGGCGGCTACTGCGGTGAGTTGACGCTGCAATCGGCGATCAAATCCAATGCGGACTTTGCCCTGATCCCAGAGTGCCAATATGCCTTGACTCAGCTGGCGGAAAAAATAACCCAGCGGCTGGAGCAACAAAACAGCGTGATTATTTTGTGCTCCGAAGGCTATACCAAAGAGTACTCGCCCGGTTTTCAAGGCGCCATCGACACCATGATTAAACAATTGGAACCCAAAATTGGCGTGCGTATTCGTAAAACGATTATGGGTTACGGTCTGCGTAATGGTGAACCGACCGGCGAAGAGATTTATCAGGGGACCATTATGGCCAGCGAAGTCGTTCGCTGTATTCATTCAGGAATGAAGAACAAGGCAATTATTATTAATGCCGGCAACCAACCTATTCCCATCGATTTAATCAGCATGCAGAAACGTTTGGTTGATACCGAAGGACACCATTACAAACTCGCCAGGCAATTAAATATAATCTGA
- a CDS encoding DeoR/GlpR family DNA-binding transcription regulator has protein sequence MLTSQRKKIILEKLAQDGQVLAKQLSEMFGLSEDTLRRDLRELDSEGLLQRVHGGALPVSPAIATFAERNGQESAAKRAIAKAAAAMITPGQVVILDGGTTSAELVRQLPPTLEATVVTHSPSVAVGLVDHPKVEVILIGGRLYKHSIVSVGAAAVEAMSHIRADIYFMGVTGVHPTAGLSTGDLEEAYIKRALAARAAETVVLASAAKLNAASQYAIGDISMAQSIIVERSTDAALTGPLEQAGLTVVRA, from the coding sequence ATGCTCACCAGCCAACGTAAAAAAATCATTCTGGAAAAACTGGCTCAGGACGGACAGGTTCTGGCCAAACAGCTCAGCGAGATGTTCGGGTTGTCCGAAGATACCTTGCGGCGCGATCTGCGCGAACTGGACAGTGAAGGCTTGCTGCAGCGGGTGCACGGTGGTGCGCTGCCGGTTTCCCCGGCCATTGCCACCTTTGCCGAAAGAAACGGGCAGGAATCAGCCGCCAAACGGGCGATTGCCAAAGCCGCGGCGGCAATGATTACCCCTGGGCAAGTGGTAATTCTGGATGGCGGTACGACTTCTGCCGAATTGGTCAGGCAGCTCCCGCCCACGCTGGAAGCCACCGTCGTCACCCACAGCCCCAGCGTGGCCGTGGGTCTGGTAGACCACCCGAAGGTCGAGGTGATCCTGATCGGCGGGCGTTTATATAAACATTCGATCGTCAGCGTTGGCGCAGCCGCAGTGGAAGCCATGTCTCATATTCGCGCCGATATCTATTTTATGGGCGTGACTGGCGTGCACCCTACTGCCGGCCTGAGCACCGGCGATCTCGAAGAGGCTTACATCAAGCGTGCACTGGCAGCACGGGCGGCAGAAACCGTGGTATTGGCCTCGGCCGCCAAGCTCAATGCCGCCTCACAATATGCCATTGGCGATATTTCCATGGCGCAAAGTATTATCGTCGAGCGTTCCACCGATGCCGCACTGACCGGCCCGCTGGAACAGGCCGGTTTGACCGTGGTCAGAGCCTGA
- a CDS encoding NUDIX domain-containing protein, with the protein MIVTQDRVRIVETRVLSDDWYVLKKTTFDFLRRDGVWQRQSRETYDRGDGATILLFNRQRQKVVLTRQFRFPVFVNGHDGMLIEAAAGLLDNASPEERIRAEAEEETGYIVQNVQKVFEAYMSPGSVTEKLHFFIGEYQADERVSNGGGVEAEGEDLEVIELPLADALRAVSQGTIVDAKTIMLLQFVALNHTLEKPL; encoded by the coding sequence ATGATCGTTACCCAAGATCGGGTTCGCATTGTCGAAACCCGGGTGCTGTCTGATGACTGGTATGTACTGAAAAAAACCACCTTTGACTTTTTGCGTCGCGATGGCGTATGGCAGCGACAAAGCCGCGAAACCTACGACCGCGGCGACGGAGCCACCATCTTGCTGTTTAACCGGCAAAGGCAAAAGGTAGTGCTGACGCGTCAGTTCCGCTTCCCGGTGTTCGTCAACGGGCACGACGGCATGTTGATAGAGGCTGCGGCCGGGTTGCTGGACAATGCGTCGCCGGAAGAACGCATCCGGGCCGAGGCAGAGGAAGAAACCGGCTATATCGTGCAAAACGTGCAAAAGGTGTTTGAAGCTTACATGAGCCCCGGTTCGGTGACCGAGAAACTGCACTTTTTTATCGGCGAATACCAGGCCGATGAACGGGTCAGTAACGGCGGCGGGGTGGAAGCGGAAGGCGAAGACCTTGAAGTGATAGAGCTGCCGTTGGCGGACGCTTTGCGCGCTGTCAGCCAGGGCACCATTGTCGATGCCAAAACCATCATGCTGTTGCAGTTTGTCGCCCTCAACCACACTTTGGAGAAGCCATTATGA
- a CDS encoding NUDIX hydrolase: protein MNAQLILIAGPYRSGTGGDAQRIADNLHRLEQAALTVYQRGHVPVIGEWLALPLAAAAGSTQLGDAVSEAFLYPVAHRLIAQCQAIYRLEGASAGADNDVRLANERGIPVYYRLDDIPQLTP from the coding sequence ATGAATGCCCAATTGATTCTGATCGCCGGCCCGTACCGCAGCGGCACCGGGGGCGATGCGCAGCGTATTGCCGACAATTTGCATCGGCTGGAGCAGGCAGCGCTTACGGTCTACCAACGCGGGCATGTGCCGGTGATCGGCGAATGGTTGGCGTTGCCCTTGGCCGCGGCGGCCGGCTCGACCCAACTGGGGGATGCGGTAAGTGAAGCCTTTCTCTATCCTGTAGCCCACCGACTGATAGCCCAGTGTCAGGCTATTTACCGCCTGGAAGGGGCGTCGGCCGGTGCGGATAACGATGTACGCCTGGCTAATGAGCGGGGAATACCGGTGTATTATCGTCTGGATGATATCCCGCAGTTGACACCCTGA